AGCGCCAAAACTCTTGGGAAATCGACCTCTAGATCGCCGCATGACCTCCTTTTGTGTCGCTAGGCAACAAGAGGTCGGATTACCTGTGAACCGTTCATAAGGTCCTGGCAGACTTAGTTGCTTGTCTTTACTTTCTCAGCACCTGTATACTTGTTTTCGTCAACGTTATGCCGCCGAAAAAGCCTGTAGTCAAGGCAGGAGCCAAACCAAAGCCCAAGGGGGCGACAGGAGCTAGCTCTGGAGCGAAAAAGCCAGCAGCAGGTGCTCCTGCCAAAGCCACAGCGGCCCCTGCAGCCACTGCTAAAGGTAAGTAGGGTAAAAGTTAGGAGGGGGCGGAGCTGTCTGCTTAGGACAAGGTGCTCGTGGTGCAGATTGATCTTAAAATTCACCCTGTTGCCCTTTAAGTTGTAAAATTCTGTCGATTTTGTTTGATATGACACCGATTTCGGGGACGAAACGCAGAGGCCCGGTACGCGGTAGGACGTTTCGTGCAGAAATTGAATAATTATGAAACATGACTATGCCGGAAGTCATGTTTCATAACCTTGGCTAATGCATGGAGAACAAAAGTAGCTATGCTATACCGGCAGCCCCATGTCGCTGTGCTTGTGCATCATACAATACGTCTATAATTAGTGTAACTTACTAAAATAAGCAAAGacacccaaacaaacaactgaGCCCTCTTCTTAATAGACTAACCCAGATTCAacctaatctctaagcagatgttagaaAATCACACGTAACGTTTTTCAATCTCACGGGACCTAGGCTTTGCCTGATGTTTCGCGAAAACGGGAATTGCAGAACGGTGACGATTTGTCTTTCTACATCTTCTTTGATATTAgactgaaaacaatttttttatcagaAGGCCTCAAAAGACTACAAGTTTAACAAGTACAGAAATTTATAGTAGATAAACACAGGTGTACTACGGCTCAGAGTCTGCGTAGACTTCGATCGCCAACTCTTTACTGATGTGATTCCATCTTATCCGAGTTAAACAAAGTTATGCAAAGGCTTTGATATAGACGTTGCACAAGATATTGATTTAGTCACGGTGTAGTGGATGTTGGCTTATTGAAAGGATATGTTTGCTCAGGACCGGGGAATATAAAGacgtaaagaaaacaacacaacgcAACGGACTAACATGAAGTCGAGCAGGATCGGAGACAATTTTGTCATACGCATAGATGAGCTCTATTGATCATGTATGGAAATTCATAACATCATACCTGTAACTACGAATCTATGTATCTTGGAGATCATGATTGTCATTATGCCACCATTTCCTCGATCACAGAAAAACCCGAAGAACCTAAGGAGATACCGGAAGTGAAGATAGTCCTCAAGCAGCTGATCGACGTGCTGATGAATGATACAGGCGACAAGATCAAAGAGTCGGGAAAGTACGAAATATCTACAGTACttgtaatgttaacgttatgtatgtttAATTTACGTAAAAGTTACGTAAGATAGACATTTCTGTGGTAAGTCATgatgagaagaggtggtcgcttgggcaggtttgactgtacgacGCAATGAACGTAATTAAGAGCATTCAAGCAATATCAATTTTCCACTTTAAAAATATATGACGAGGCATcactaaaaaaaactaattctTGAAGATGATGTGTTCCACGACAGATGGCCTCTTGTTATTGACGAGTCGGACCGAGTGTCCACCTTCCTGCGGTACCAGGACACAAACTACCTGAATGCCAAAAACCCCGGGGACATGGAGCCGGAGAGGATACGCATGGCGATTATCGGGGCGATCAGGTGAGTACATAGATAGGTTTGTAAAAGTACTTTCTAACACAGCGCGCTGGTGGTATAACTACTTCTCCTGGGCAACTGCCTTCTCGGCATAGAGAACCTCTACCCCGTGAGCCATATTGATAATCACGAATCAGCGCTATCTCCAAAAACAAACACCACCGTTCCGAATGTCTGCGGAAGAGGCCACTCACACTCATTCTCGTGCATTTAGAATCGCTGAAAAGGGCGAAAAAAATACTGTTTCCCatgccgggaatcgaacccgggccttgtGGGTGAAAGCcacaaatcctaaccactagaccacatGGGATGACATGCCTCCTACAGCCCATAAAATACACCGCATTTTTTGCAATATCTTAACTGAGCAACATCGATTGATTCTGATTGATTTATTCTCCGTAGTTTCTCATTATTGTCACCAAGCCTATAGCTAGACCCTTGCAGT
This genomic stretch from Branchiostoma floridae strain S238N-H82 chromosome 13, Bfl_VNyyK, whole genome shotgun sequence harbors:
- the LOC118429309 gene encoding putative IQ motif and ankyrin repeat domain-containing protein, which gives rise to MPPKKPVVKAGAKPKPKGATGASSGAKKPAAGAPAKATAAPAATAKEKPEEPKEIPEVKIVLKQLIDVLMNDTGDKIKESGKWPLVIDESDRVSTFLRYQDTNYLNAKNPGDMEPERIRMAIIGAIRFGKPVVLDMMDTHMFHAAADKFDVVQKGLLESVMTKDILVDQKYTSLVKDTDPDEYTDQSSAFRHGMVDGFRFILITSMASPSPELMQRMYVIRVQ